AAAAGTTCAAAGATAATATCATAAAACCTGAGGAATAAGATATGTCAACTCCTGCTATAATAATGATGGTTATTATTTTAACCGTAGTTTGGGGGGGATTTATTTTTGCTGTTATAACAGCGATTAAGAAAGAAAAATCCAAAACCGG
The candidate division KSB1 bacterium DNA segment above includes these coding regions:
- a CDS encoding methionine/alanine import family NSS transporter small subunit, with the translated sequence MSTPAIIMMVIILTVVWGGFIFAVITAIKKEKSKTGG